The region CCCTGCAGATCGCTTCCGTGAGTCCGAAAGTCGCCAGCTTCACGGCGTATGGCAGTGTTGCGTTGGTGAGTGCCTGCGTGGCGGTGCGCGCGTAGGTTCCCGGCATGTTCGCAACACAGTAGTGAATGACCCCGTGCTCCGTGAAGACCGGGTCGAGATGGGTCGTTGGGCGCGATGTCTCCGCGCATCCGCCCTGATCGATGGCGATATCTACGAGAACGGATCCCGGCTCCATGAGGTCGAGCATTTCGCGCCGGATGAGCTTGGGGGTCTTGGCTCCGGGCACAAGTACCGCGCAGATCAGCAGGTCGGCGCGGGGCAGGCATTCCACCAGGTTGTGTTCATTGGAGTAGAGTGTGTTGACGCCGGGAATGGCCAGGTCCAGGAAGCGCATGCGTTCCAGATCGACTTCGAGGATTGTGACATCCGCTCCGAGACCGGTTGCCATGCGCGCGGCGTTGAGGCCTGCCGTGCCGCCTCCGATCACCACCACGTTGCCCGGCAGCACCCCGGGTACCCCGTCGAGCAAGACGCCCTTGCCTCCCTGGGTGGTGCTCAGGTAATACGCCCCGACGATGGCGCTCATGCGTCCCGCTATCTCGCTCATGGGCTCGAGTAGTGGCAGATGGCGACCCACCGCAACTGTCTCGTATGCGATGGCAGTGGTGCCGCTGGATATCAGCGCCTCGGTGAGCGGGCGATTCGCCGCCAGATGCAGGTAGGTGAACAGGAGCAGACCCGGGCGCAAA is a window of Armatimonadota bacterium DNA encoding:
- the ald gene encoding alanine dehydrogenase, whose translation is MRIGVPREIKTEESRVACTPGGVRMFTSKGHQVLIERGAGADAGFPDAAYEEAGATLVPSAAEAWECDFVLKVKEPIAQEYAYLRPGLLLFTYLHLAANRPLTEALISSGTTAIAYETVAVGRHLPLLEPMSEIAGRMSAIVGAYYLSTTQGGKGVLLDGVPGVLPGNVVVIGGGTAGLNAARMATGLGADVTILEVDLERMRFLDLAIPGVNTLYSNEHNLVECLPRADLLICAVLVPGAKTPKLIRREMLDLMEPGSVLVDIAIDQGGCAETSRPTTHLDPVFTEHGVIHYCVANMPGTYARTATQALTNATLPYAVKLATFGLTEAICRAPELQPGVNVFAGNVVHQAVADAHGMPYTPWSEIRHG